The genomic stretch CTTCAACGAGGTGCTGACATTGCATGCGGCCGGATTCTTGGTCATGACGTCTTCTACATTCATCGCCTCTACTCCTTGAAACATTTGGGGGGATGTCGACCAGCCTGAGCGTCGGGCAGTGTCATACGCGTGAAATGTCGACGCGGCGTCCACCGTGAATGGGTTAGGCTTCAAGATTCGTTCATGGGGTTCAACAATGCGAATCAATCAGTTTGCGAAATCACCGCTCGCCGTGGCACTCACGGTCGGTTTGGGTCTCTCTGTTGCGGGCTGCGCCAGTAGTCCGGCGGTTTCCGAAGCCCCCACCGAAACAGGCACAACCGATATGTCCAACCAAACCGCCAGCAATCCGTTCTTCGAGACCAGTCCGCTCGAGTACGAATACCCACAATTCGACAAGATCAAAGTCACCCATTTCGGTCCTGCGTTTGATCGCGGTATGGCCGATCAAAAGGCCGAGTGGGACAAAATTGCGAACAACCCAGACGCGCCGACCTTCGAAAACACCATTCTCGAAATGGAAAAATCGGGTCAGCTCTTGAAGCGTGCGCGTTACGTGTTCAGCAATCTCACGAGTGCCGATTCCAATGACGCGATCAACGCGCTGGATTCCGAATACGCGCCAAAGTTTGAAGCGCATAGCGATAGCAAGTTCTTGAACGACACCTTGTTCAAGCGCATCGATGACCTCTATAGCCGTCGTAAGAGCTTGGGTCTCGACCCACAAAGCATTCGACTGATCGAACGCTACGATCTCGACTTCGTGCGTGCCGGCGCGAAGCTTTCGCCTGCGCAGAAGGAACGCATCAAGGCCATCAATGGTCAAGTCGCAGCGCTGCAAACCAAGTTGCCACAAAACGTATTGGCCGAAGCCAATGATTCGGCAGTGATCGTCGATTCTGCAGACGAACTGAAAGGTCTTGATGCAGCAGCGATCAAAGTGCTTGCCGAAAATGCAAAGGCCAACGGCGCCGAAGGCAAATACCGGATCGCGCTGTTGAACACCACGCAGCAACCGATTCTGACCAATCTCGACAACCGCGCATTGCGTGAACGCATTTTCAAAGCGTCGCTGGCGCGCGGCAGCCGCGGCAACCAGTTTGACAACACAGCACCGTTCTCTGAATTGGTGAAGCTGCGTGCAGAGAAGGCCAAGCTGTTGGGCTACCCGAACTACGCCTCGTACTCGATGGCGAAGGAAACGGCGAAGACGCCCGCAGCCGTCAATGCAATGCTCGACAAAATTGCAGGGCCTGCTGTCGCCAAAGCAAAAGAAGAAGGCAAATTGCTGCAGGGTTTGATTGACCAAGCGCAGAAGGCGAAGGGCGAGCCGACCTTCAAGCTCGAACCATGGGACTGGATGTTCTACAGCGAAAAACTGCGCAAAGAAAAGTACGCGTTTGACGAAGGCCAACTCAAGCCCTATCTCGAGTGGAGCAATGTGCTTGAGAACGGCGTGTTCTTCGCAGCACATGAGCTTTATGGCATCACGCTGAAGCGTCGTACCGATCTGCCTGTGTATCACCCCGATGTGCGTACGTATGACGCGTACAACGCAGACGGCAGCAAGTTCGCCATTGTCATCGTTGACCCATTTGCACGCCCTTCCAAACAAGGCGGCGCTTGGATGTCGACCTATGTGGACCAAAACGCCCTGCTGGGTCAGCACACCGTGGCCGCATTGCACCTCAATGTGACGAAACCGGCGGCCGGCGAACCGGGTCTGATGTCTTGGGATGACGTGACAACCGCCTTCCACGAATTCGGTCACGTCTTACACGGCATTTTCTCTGACGTGAAGTACCCCTACTTCTCGGGCACCGACGTGCCGCGCGACTTCGTTGAGTTCCCGTCGCAAGTGAACGAAATGTGGGCAGAAGATCCGCGCGTGATCGCCAACTACGCCAAGCATTGGCAAACCGGTGAAGTGATGCCGCGTGCCTTGCTCGACAAAGTGGCGAAGGCCTCCAAGTTCAACGCAGGCTTCGGCATGACGGAAATCATGGGCGCCACCTTGCTTGATCAACGCTGGCACCAAGTGTCGGCAGACAAGTTGCCGAATGCTGCAGGCGTGATGGCGTTTGAAGCCAAAGCACTGAAGGATGTCGGCTTGGATTACACGCCGGTGCCGCCGCGTTACCGCACGCCCTACTTCAAACACATCATGGAAGGCTATGCAGCGGGCTACTACGCTTACACCTGGTCTGAAGTCTTTGATGCGGACACGGTGGAGTGGATGCACAAGAATGGCGGTCTCACGCGCGCCAATGGCGATCGCTTCCGCAACATGCTGTTGTCCAAGGGCGGTAGTGAAGATGCCTTGGTGCTATTCAAAAACTTCTACGGCGGCGAACCGGACATCCGTCCGTTGCTTGAACGCCATGACCTCGTGAAGGCCAAGAAGTAAGCACTCGTTGGACGCGTCACATTTGAAGTTAGCCCTGTGCGTCGCCGCTGGCGGCGCACTGGGTGCTTTGGCGCGTTATGCGTTTGCCATCGCAGCGACGTCACTCATGGGCGCGCAACGCGCCTATTTGGGCACATTGGCACTCAATGTCATTGGCTGCTTCGTTGCAGGTTTCGTGGTGGTCCTGATCACGCGGTGGTTTTCTGATCCTGCTGTCCCGCGCGCATTTCTCTTAATCGGCGTCATGGGCGGCTTCACCACGTTCTCTGCCTTCGGCTTGGAAACCGTGCAATTGATTCAAGCTGGCCTGTGGAGAACCGCCGCCGCATATGTGCTGGCAAGTATCGTCTTGGGCATCGCCGCGGCAGCAGCAGCCATGGCGTTGGCGTTTCGTTTTAGCACCGCGAATTGACTGCGATCGAATCGAACACTCAACGCTGAACCTGAGGTGTGGCTTGCAATTGCGGATCCATGAACTGACGTTCAATCCCCACAGCCACACTGTTGATGATCGATGTGCTGCGCTCCAAAGTTTGCGCCGTTGCTTGTGCGCGATCGACATAAAAGCGCCGGCTTGCCGGTGAATTCGGCGCCCCATCAAATGCGATGAGGCCACCGCGATCCTGTGTGACTTGCAACTCTGCCACGTGTTTAAAACCACTCACGCGTGCCTCAGCCACAATGGCGCGCGCCAACCGCTCCGCATCGGTCTCGGTCATGGACCCTAATTGACTGCCTACTTCTCCCGCCAGGTGCGCCTGTACTTGATGCAGAAGTCGAACGCTGTCGGTATCTGACAGGTCACAATTCGGTATGGGCACCTGTGTCTCTTTGACATGAACCGGAGGCGTCGGGACGTCGGTCCGTTTCACGGGAACTGGAATCACCGGCGCACTGATAGGCTCCGGATTGATCTGGATGGGCACATGATTGGCCATCTTGGCGATGTACTTTGCGTT from Lysobacter sp. HDW10 encodes the following:
- a CDS encoding M3 family metallopeptidase, whose protein sequence is MRINQFAKSPLAVALTVGLGLSVAGCASSPAVSEAPTETGTTDMSNQTASNPFFETSPLEYEYPQFDKIKVTHFGPAFDRGMADQKAEWDKIANNPDAPTFENTILEMEKSGQLLKRARYVFSNLTSADSNDAINALDSEYAPKFEAHSDSKFLNDTLFKRIDDLYSRRKSLGLDPQSIRLIERYDLDFVRAGAKLSPAQKERIKAINGQVAALQTKLPQNVLAEANDSAVIVDSADELKGLDAAAIKVLAENAKANGAEGKYRIALLNTTQQPILTNLDNRALRERIFKASLARGSRGNQFDNTAPFSELVKLRAEKAKLLGYPNYASYSMAKETAKTPAAVNAMLDKIAGPAVAKAKEEGKLLQGLIDQAQKAKGEPTFKLEPWDWMFYSEKLRKEKYAFDEGQLKPYLEWSNVLENGVFFAAHELYGITLKRRTDLPVYHPDVRTYDAYNADGSKFAIVIVDPFARPSKQGGAWMSTYVDQNALLGQHTVAALHLNVTKPAAGEPGLMSWDDVTTAFHEFGHVLHGIFSDVKYPYFSGTDVPRDFVEFPSQVNEMWAEDPRVIANYAKHWQTGEVMPRALLDKVAKASKFNAGFGMTEIMGATLLDQRWHQVSADKLPNAAGVMAFEAKALKDVGLDYTPVPPRYRTPYFKHIMEGYAAGYYAYTWSEVFDADTVEWMHKNGGLTRANGDRFRNMLLSKGGSEDALVLFKNFYGGEPDIRPLLERHDLVKAKK
- a CDS encoding CrcB family protein; protein product: MDASHLKLALCVAAGGALGALARYAFAIAATSLMGAQRAYLGTLALNVIGCFVAGFVVVLITRWFSDPAVPRAFLLIGVMGGFTTFSAFGLETVQLIQAGLWRTAAAYVLASIVLGIAAAAAAMALAFRFSTAN